AGAGCATTTGATTGGTGGGAAAGTAATAGAAAACATGAAGAGTAGGCAAGAAGAGTTGGATCAGGGGCATACTTTGTTGAATAAGCTTGAAAATGCCTGCTTATTAGAAGGTGGGTCTaaagattttgaaatcaaagatattttagaaaaaaggCGTTTTGTGAAGATGCATGATCTAATAAGAGACATGGCCCTCCAGATTGCAGGTGCTAAGTTCTTGGTATTAGAAGATGTTCCAAATGAAGAAGAATGGGGAAATGATGTTGAAAAGGTTTCTTTGATGTGCAAACGtggttcaaaattttcttatgtgTCACCAAAATGTCCTAAGCTTTCGACCTTGCTTCTACGAGGATATGCAAACATCATCCCGGATTCATTTTTTGTGCACTTGAAGCATCTTACTTCATTAAGACTTATTGATAGTTTTCTTATTAGGCGTGTTCCTTCATTAGCAAAGCTTACAGAATTAAGGAGTTTGGATCTTTCGGCAGAATCACTGGAAGAAATACCTCATGGTTTGGAAATGTTGGTCAATTTGAGATACCTTAATGTTTATAGTATTAAAACGAATCAAGAGAAGATGCCACCAGGGATTTTACCCAAACTCTGTCAACTCCAAGTCCTCAAATTGCCTTTTTGGGGTTTAGAAGTTAATGGAGAGGAGGTGGTAAGGTTGAAGAAATTAGAGTGGTTTGAAGGTGAATTTGATGGCGTTAAAGGCTTCAATACATATGTTGAATCCTTAGAGGAGGGAGGACCTGGCCATTACATATATGCCgtgaataaaaaaaagccaGCTAGCCAGCTGGGTGTTGCCGAGTTGGGCGAAAGTGTAATTTTAAGTGACTGCAATATATGTCTACTCCCAAAAGACGTTCTTGCCCTAATAATTAGCGAAGGTCAAAAATGCGGTTTGTCTTCGGACTACTGGAAAAAGAGTGTTTGGTTTAAGGGGTGTGAAGAAATAGAATACATTCATTCTTCTTTTGACATCTTTTCTCTTCAAAGCCTTGAGATTCTAGATCTCTACGAATTGAATAATTTAAAGGGACTGTTTAGAGAAGAGAAAGTCGCACCAGCACCGGTCGTCTCCCTCGGCACCTTTTCCCGCctcaaacaattttcaatagAATTTTGTCCGAATATAAAGAAGCTCTTCCCGCCTGGGTTGCTGCTGGACAACCTGGAACAGATTAGGGTCTGTGACTGTAAACAATTAGAGGAAATCCTAGGTGGGGCTGAAGCATCTGATGatgaagttgaagaagaagcaaaagaaattgTGGAAATATTCCCCCAATTGAGGAATTTGACATTAGAGTATTTACCGAAGCTGAAGACCATATGCAGTAGAAGTAATGTAATACTTTGTGATTCTCTCGATTCTATTGACATATTTGAGTGTCCGAAGCTTAAGAGATTACCTCTTTCTCTGCACCTTATTGATGGAGAACTATCTTCTCCGCCTTCTTCATTACAAAtctatataaagaaagaaaggtgGGAATTGCTGGAATGGGACAATCATGATATGAAGATGGTCCTTGAACCTTTCATTGAATGGGTATGAATCTCTCTATTCACTTTAcatctttgttttatttgaaacGATTCAATTTGTTGGTTATCCATTTCTCCACCTCCTCGCTTTCTTTCTaatctctttttcctttttcttttggtacCCTTTACACCACCCCGCAGTACCCAAGAATCGTATGACTCTTCCTCTGTAAGTCAAACCCCGAACATACATGCCTATATCCATTTTAATTATTCTTCCTATTAATTTGTTTTCATTGGTTTGCTTTTCTTTGTTGGtttgatatatttaaaaataataattttgttgttggtttGATATAGGATACGTCATCAAGCCAAAGCCAACTCAAGAAATAATTGTGTGGCATGGTCCGCGTGGACCCGCAACTAGATCTTGGCTCTCAAATGTGTTTCTGTGTAATTCTTAGCTCTTTTGGTTCTGATTTGCTTTTAAATGAACTTTGTTGTGTTATGATTTATGAACATGTGTTCTTCTCTTTGGCTGAGTGGGATGATCTTCTGTAATAAATTGATACtccatgttaatttgtttagtaattGTGAAAGGATTCAAACATTCTCTGTTTCTGCTTTAGAGATAATGTGAACTAGATAAACTGTGAGTGTGCAAATGTTTCCAATTGCATAAGAGCGCACACATCCTTTTTTCTGAACTTGTAACCCAGTTAACAGCTGCATTGGCTGTTCTTTTTATTAGACACCACAACTTGCTGTATTACTTAAAATCTTTGATGGTTATCACTATTTTTTCTCTAGGTGCaacttaatttattaaatttcagGTCACTCTCGACTAAAAAGCTTTAAATCatttgttaaatgttatctttacaatagattttaggctaaaattgtttttgaactAAAGTAAATTTTCTTTGATACAGTGGACTTGAAAAGACACCAATGAGCTTGTAATTTGGACTAATTCGGTTGCTACATATGCCTCTCACTTTACAGTTCTTCTACAACACAACAGATTAAATGATCATCAGTGAGATGTCAAAATCTGAGGTTGACAAATAGTGATCTCAATGGTTTTAAAACCACGTGTAGCTCCTGAATGATTGATGTGCTCATAGTTCAAAGGTAATtaggtgagtttggttcagctttttgaaaaagtgcataatgaaaaagtggagttttgtaaaagtgcataatgaaaaagtggagtttcaaaaaactgagtgtttggtaaaaactgttaaaaagtgcataatgaaaaaactgagtgtttggctagcacttataaaagtagctttttgaggggtaaatgaccaaaaaggacaatgtatatataagggaatttatttcatacctttttttttttatgtgattttgtttcatacttaaatcaattacttcatcatacttaaatcaatttttctctttctaaaaaaattatttttttcttaccaatattagctaataataacctaccacttaatatttattgtgaaagtattgtaaaaatattgtgataaaaattgatactgattttaatttgaacgtactattaaaattatttttttctctttctaaaaaaattattttttctcacaagtGTTAGTTAATAATAACCTACtacttaatatttattgtgaaaatattgtgataacatttccttctttttcattttttttctcctccactcACTTACcgcattttcttcttttttttcttttttttttccctctttttttctagTCCACACACGTACCcactcttttcctttatttccttctttcctttcttttaccATATCACTTCTCCAAGTTCCAGAACGTCCCAGAGAgctctccttcttcctcttttttttttttttttttttcttcttagctCTTCGTCTGCAtgattcttcctcttttttttttttttttttttcttcttagctCTTCGTCTGCAtgattcttcctcttttttttttttcttagctcTTTGTCTGCATGATTCTCATCAAACGAAGATAGAGGGAAAATCTAAAAGGGAGGAATGGGTCAGATCGGTGCTTGATCTCTGCCTTCACCGCTGCCTGTCTTCCTCTCCACCGTTGCTTGATCTCTTCCTCACTGCCAACGACATGCGGCGGAAATGGGTCAgctcggtttttttttttttttggttatgattTCATTATTGGGTTCctttgtaaaattgtgtaaaattggtttgattttgtgtttggattatcaaatgttgaaatgggttgtggtGGTAGACCGGTGATTGTTGGGTGGTGCTCTGTTTGTATTTGGTTGATACTTTCTTGACCGGTGTTGGTCTGTAACAGAGGAGCGGAGAAGAGAAAAGGGCTAAGTTTATTGGTGATGGGTATTTCGGTATTTTCCATATTGCAACGGTAATAATACAAAACGCGCAGAgcgcgttttcatttatggactCCTGAGGGTCCATAAGCCATTCCGCGTTTTTCCTCAGTTTTTTCTAAAagttcaaaacgcaacttttttataaaagttgcgttttgaactTACCAAACGCAGAACTGGACTCAGCTTTTTTGAAAACGCccgttttgggctgaaaaagtgGAACCAAACGGGCACTTAGTCCTTTCAACTTTTGTTTCTCGTTTAGACTAGCAGCCTTTGTTGCTAGAACTTGATCCAGTGCTCCTTTAAGCTTTAACAAGTTTTTAAACAAATTGAGGTGAATCATAATTAGAAGCAGATACGAATATGTAACACATCATGTGATTGTGTAGGAGTCTACAGTAAGAGAAACAGAAGGATAGATACTAATGCTTATATAAGACTTTCGTTGCAGTAATTATAAGGCTGTTTGGTTTAggcaaaactcaaaactcatttCTCATCACTCAAACCTCTAACCCATATTTCatatctctatctctatttttctcttagCTGCCCTGATCTTGCCTTTTCTGTTTTTGCCAACAAAACTTGCTCCTTTCCATTTACCACTTCGTCCCTAAAAGCCGTCCACAAGTATAATGAGCTACCAACCAAGACATGCATCTTTGTTTAGAGGCAAAtacatttctctctcttgcaTCTGCTGTCCCACCATGCTTGCTCTCAGAAACCAAAGAGTTTTATAAATTAGCATATTGACTGCAGTATTAGCTTCACCTTCCCTAGTAGCTTTGCTTCTTTATTTCCAGATGGACCTTAAAGTAGCTAGAAAAACCACAAAAAGTCATCTATATGTGCCTTGGTTAAGCAATTCCTTCTCAggccaacaacaacaaatccaGACTTTTATGGATCTTGGGCCTCTTGGCTCCAAATTCTCCACTCGGATAATCAAGTCTGATCCAAACCAAACATCTCAAGTTAACTGGTAGTCAATACACAAATGACCCCCAGTGTTTCTTGCTCATTATAGTATTGAAGCCCGTTATAGACAAAACAAGCATTCTGAAATTGAACTAAGCCTATCATAGGTTTTATTCATGTGGATCCTAAGGGTATACAAACGCTTTTTTCTTTCAACTTGTCCTCATGTGAAGCTGAAATGATATAttgtttgagaacaatttccTTTGAATGTTAACTTATATATAGTCTTGATTTGATCATAGATATCAACGATATAGCCTATCATTGAGGGTGGATTAACATTGTTGGGTCATGATGGACAGAATGTGCTAGTTCAAATAACTAAGACAATGACAGACAAAGGGCTTGTCATTTTTGTAGTCCTCTCATAATGAGATTTTCTACACATTGGGCACTGACATTAGTAACCTTACCGTGTTCTTGCCAATtacttacaataataataagaaaaaatgtatgaaaaccTACAAGTTACCAcctttagtaattttttagaatatttttatgattttttttttttttttgatagaaaataTTCTTATGATTTGTTTCtcttaaatacaaaaaatggaGGACATTAGAGATATAAATGGGACAGGATCTTATCCCAAGTTGGATAAAAACCATCTCATAgcatctaaaattacaaaacgaATTGAATAATAACACAAGCAAAATTTCATAACATCAATTGTCATGACAAGAAAGCTGCAAGCAGGTAATCAAATAATACAACTATCTCATAAAAAACCGAAAATCATAACgcgtatatgtatatgtattctGAGAACCTAGAACAACACAATAAAAGAAGCATACAAAAGCTTCACTGGGTTCAGGACAATCTTGATATGATATATCTCATCGAGTAActatagtttctcaaaaaattacaaaacaaaataaatagaaacacaaacaaaattgcATAACATCTATTGTCATGATAAGAAAGCAAGTTTACCTTTAGGTTAGTGGACACATGTTCTCACATAAGCACTACCATTAAGAAGTATTgtagaaatatatttttcttttggatacATAAACTTCAACATTTCCCTTTAGCAGCCACTTGTATGATTCAAGTATTTTGCTTGGGTATTATCTTATTCATTACACTTTGGCTTCAACTTGCATCCTTACAGAATTTGTGAATGCAAGTTTTAGGTTTCTATTGAGGGAAATAAATCATTGCCCATGACTGTGTATTTAATTAGGGCTCTTGTTCTAATAGCCTCGTAATTAAAGTATACATTTCAATAAAGTTTTGTTCATTATTGGATCAAACTCTTGCATCAATTCATGACTgaattggcaacatcaaaattgttcaatttgaaacATTacaagaaattagaaatataaagGAACACGATCAATTACATTTTAGAAGTAAaaccaatataaaaaataaaataaaataaaaactaaattttattacattcttCTTGGTTTGTACTCTAAATCCttgtaaaagtttttgtaaatgaaCAATGAAACTACCTTAAGAGTCAAAATTAGAAAATACATTCAATGTTTCAATGATAATGAAAATTAGCCTATTGACAACAAGATATGGCTTCAATACATCATGGAATGCTTGTAACAAGttctactttgaaaaaattcagTTACAACCGAAGACCATCTTTGATAGAGCTACTATTTTCCTGGCAGAGTACCAACACTTCATATTCTTAGCAGTTTTTATGTCAAGCTTTTCTTTCTACAACACTGTTATGTAATGTGTCTTAGCTGCTACGCTCTTTCTTGAGTTGTGTTTCTCTGTTTCGTCTGATTGTCTTACAAATTCTTTCAACATATCAGTACAAGTTTTCTATCTTTTAACTcacaaaaacaatataaatcATGGAATGCTTCAAAACATTTTCTGGCAAGATATATTGAACTTTTGGGCAGCAAAGGCTAATATTTTATCCTGTTAACAAGAAAACAAGAGATATATAGTTATTAATCCATATAACCTTTGGCCACAATAAATGAGgaaaaaatgcataaaacaaACTCTTGTTCATAAGCTCAATTGTGCCTAAATCTAAATCCAATTTCTGCTTTATTGTATAAGTAAATACCATATTTGTATAACATAGAAATGCCCAATTAGAATTGAAGTTCATAATTCAGCCCCTTTCTATCTTAAGTTTCAGATGCCTtctccttactttttttttcaacatttacAAAAGTAGAAACACAAAACTTACAGTATTTCATTAGTTAGATTGATCTGTGTTTCAGATACATAATCAAAGCATATTCCAAAAATACATAAGCTGAGTTGATTATTCCTTGAGTATATACATTATTATTCATAAGTACCGATTAGAGAGACATAGGAAATTTACTGGAACCACCACTGGAATTGGTGGAGCGGAACATGGTGGCTGCTAGCTGTAGCCATGGAGATTGAACCATGGAGTCCTAGAGAAAGATCtgatggaagagagagagggagagagagttttttgaaatttgaggaAGCTGAAGGGTGTAGAGAAAAGAGTAAAGAAATGGGTGAAAGTGGTGTCACGTGGATCAATGACGTGGCTCTATGATGTGTCATATTTATATCTGTTAGATTAAAGTAATGGCTGAGATTGAAATTATTGCACCCCGTGCAATACCTAGAGTATTGCACGGGATCTCAATCCTTATTGGTAGAGTCTTAAAGCTACATATAGCTCACTAATGATTGATGTGCTCATAGTTCAAAGGTAATACATCCTATCAACCTTAACTCTCTTCTAAACTCGCAGCCTTCGTCACTATGACTAGATCCAATCTCCAAACAAGCTGTATTTCTTTGGTCATTACCAAGTTTTTAAATCCCATAGAGGTGAACCACAACTAGAAGCAGATGGGAAATTGGGAATATGTAACACCTCATGTGATTGGTTATGAGTGTCTTGTCACTCTTCTAAACCGTGGCACTACCGTGTAATTAATGTTGCTGCAGACCAAGATTACTTGGTATTTTTTAGTTTACTAAATAGTAATTGTCTCAACTTCAGACTTTCAgtcctttctcttttgttttaaaaaatgaatgataaACAAGTAATCTATTTACTGAAAAGAAAACAGAGCAGAGCAGAGTTCTAGAAGCAAAATATGGAAAGGTAAATGAAAAACAGagaattattttctatatgaGAAATTGTAAAATGCATTCCTCACTTGATTACTGAAATGACCTTTAGTATTTATACTTATACAGACAcacatcaaaaagaaaaggcgGGAAACCAAAACTGAAATGTAACAAACTCTAAAACGGAAAACCAGTCATCTTTAACagaattttaaacaaattaatgaCCTGATGACTTCTGAGTTTATGCTAAACAACACAGGTAATAAAAACTGTACGACTTATAGCTTAGTGATGAACTCTGAGGGTTATAACACAACTTGCAGCAcagcaaaaaataatttaaaatgaccTGTCATTTGCAGCTTTTGTCTTAACATTTTATAGTCAATACGaatgtatatactatatagtatATAGAGAAGAATAGTATGATTGgcaaatgttgtaaaaaaaaattctataatctatataaatTTGACTGTTTGTGGCTTCTTAGTTGATCTCATTAGTTAGTTTTTGAAATGTTACACTGCACCCTCAAAATTCAATCCTATACAAGATTCTTTCTTCAGAGGTTTAATCCCAAATcagaataaataaaatgtatcaCAGACTATGATTCCAGGACAGACTGccaaattatatgtaaaatccaatcaaactTAGTTAATAGAAACATAAGAACATCACAAAACCACACCAAAGAGCTTCAACATCAAGATAGAGAAAGGTATATTTACAGAAATTCTAAAGGAGAtacctataaaaaataaaaaaattctaaaggaGACATTTTCACTTGGGTAGGAATAAGAATTACTGCTTTGATAAGTGATAAATCTAAGAATAGGCACTTCctgcttttaaattttttggaaaaagaaaactgtTGTTATCACCTTACTGAATGCCAGAATAGGGCATTTGCAGAAGTCAAGCTCCTCACCAATAAAACCatcttattttttcaatataagCAGAAGACAACTTTGTAGGTAAGGTTTAAAGAGTCACTATACCATAGTATCCACCAAGCATAATGAGACTATATGTTGGAATCTTCCAAGGTACTTCCAGCTTTTAAATTTGTTGGAAGAGGATAACTACTTGTTATTGCCGATTCATGTACTGAATGACAGAATAGTGCATTTGCAGAAATTGAGCTCCTCAGGTAAGATTTAGAGAGTCACTGTACTATAGTATCCAACATTAATGAgaatatatgtttaaatttacTGTTCTCTATTTAAAAAAGGGTGGAGAGGTCACATTACTAAAAGAAGCTAGGTGCCCAAATAAGCCAAGTCATCGTAAAGTGAATGCCTACCATTACAGCCATTTAGGTGGAAATGGCCAATGTTATTTCCTATCACTAACATGTCAAAAACAACAAGAGTTTGCTGTATTCTTCAACCTCCAATTTCAATGTTGTCTAGGCACTAACTTAACCTGATGTCTCATGGTGATTTTTGAGTCGATGTAAATGCATTCATGCATCTATCCTTTAATCTTCTAAAAGCTCCATAAACCATGTAAATGACAGATAAATAAGAGCAAACAGCAATTAGATATTTAAACCCAGTTTAACAATACTACATCCAGGTTTGTGTGAGAGTGTATGTGGAATTCATATAAATGGaacataaatttcaaatttaatccTGGAATACATTTGGAAGaccccaaaatttcaaaaaattcaacctACTTAGTCCATCAATATACGTTAGAATTTCCTATCGACAGCTCAAATACTAAACAGGTAATGGCATTACCAAACTACAGTTACAAAAGCTGACCTTTAATGATATAATATAAACACCATACCAAACCAACATAACACATCTCATGTATGTCTATTCTAAGAACACAGAACAACACAACAAAAGAGGCATATAAAAACCTCATTgggataaaataaaaataaaaaataaaaaagcttgaTATGATAATATGATATATCTCATTGAGTAACTATAGTtcctcaaaaaattacaaaacaaaatgaataataacacaaacaaaatttcataacaTCAATTGTCATGACAAGAAAGCTGCAAGCAGGTAATCAAATAATACAACTACctcataaaaaaccaaaaaggcaATAAAGGTTCATCCCCTTCCAGCAATCCTCAATAAAGGAGAAATGATACCCTGTAGCTCTTGCAAAGAATGTTGTATCCGTATCTCCTCCTCAACAGACCGCTTAAGGTTTCTAATTTGACCCTTCAAGGCCTCAGAACCTCTGATATCTTCAACCCGCATTTCAAGAACCTTCTTCGTCAATCCCATCAACAAACCTGAGAATCTTGGCACTGTAGAATACTTTTGTAAGAACATCAACAGCAACCCAAGCTCCTCATTATCCAGATTCTCAACACACTTCAACAATTTCCTCCTTGCCACCAATTCCTCCATCACCGCCACCACATTCTCCGGATTCTTATTGCCCAACACTGACACCAGTGCCTCCTTGTGCCTAAACTTCTTCAACAACTTATCATGCTCTGCCAACTTTACCTTCTTTGGCCTCATAACCAAATAATCCCCCTCCTTAGGCTTATCACCCTGCCCTCTATGAAAATACCGAAAATATGAAGGCCTCATAACCCTTCTCTCCTCCTCCACACCTAAACTCCAAAAGCTTCTCAAACCAGTATCCACATTCTCCTCCTTCGTTTTTCTCTTCCCAACATACATTACCCCATTCGAACTCCCAATCACTCTCACCCCACAATCTGGTGAAAACCCAATTGACATAAGTGGTGCAGGGAACCTCATAGAATGTGTGACCTTCATCCTCCCATAATCAAACACCTTCATATACCCATCCAATCCCACGCTCAAAACCCTATGCTCCCTCCCTTCCTCAACATTCTCCTTCCCAACTCTCCCTACACAAACTGAAGTAACCGTCTTGGTATGACCCTCCATCGAATAAACCATCTTCCCACCTCCAATAAAATCCCAGATCTTAACCGAATTCCCACCTGCAGTAGCAACTAACCCCCCGGATGGCAAAAAAACCACACTTTCAACTGGTTTTCCATGGTTAACCTCCATAACTGTTTTCGAACCAGTCACTCTCACATCCCAAAGCTTAACCGTATGATCATAAGACCCAGTGACACACATTTCATGACTAACAGGTGAAAAATCACCACAACGCACGTAGTCCTTATGACCCAAAAGCTCTAAAAGTGGAGTCTCAGAAGCAACATCCCAGTACTTAACAACAGCATCATCGCCACCAGAGACCAAATGGAGCTTATCATGAAGTGGGTATTTAAGAAAACGTACCGGGCGTGTGTGGGACCTGAGTTTACGAAGTGGGGTCCGCGTTTTGACATCGAACACTTGGATTAGACCCGAGAGGTCAGACGCGGCGATCAAGAGGCCGTCACAGCGGAACGAGGCGGAGGAAACAACGTCGGAGAAGGAGGAGATGGTGGAGGAAGGAGAGAGGGTTTGGGGATTGAAGATTTTGAGTGAAGTGGAGTGAGTAGCGGCGAAGGGGTGAGGAGGCGAAGGAGAGAAAGTGAGGGAAGTGATGGAGGAGATGAGGTCTGGGATTTGGTGGTTTTTGAAGGAGGACCAGTACTTTGATTCTGGGGTTTGGtttggggttttgggtttgggtttgagcTTCGGTTTGATGGGTTTGAAGGTTGAATTTGGTTCCGCCATGGAAGGAGGTTGTGCAAAGTGAAAGCTCTAAATTTTGgaagtttagggttttagacAAGGAACACCGAATATGTGTTATGTTTATCGTGTTGGTTGTGGGGTTTTAGGCTGAGAATTGATACGTCACCGTTTGGCTCTGTATTTGCCGCGCATGCAGGAAGGGGTAAAAAGGTAAATGCATATATAAAACTCTCTTTTgaatttgtaataatatattaatatagtaTATAAAAGGACCCATTATCCTCAAAATATTGAAAccagaagataaaaaaaaactcacctcAAGGTCAAGGACTTACGTTGCTGAAGCAAGTGTAGAGTGTAGTGTTGTGATCAGGAatcatttttttcctctccaGAGAAAGTCATTTACAAAACCTCATTTATTAATTATCACCCAAAACAGAATCTTTTTCAAATtagaaaagtgaaaaagagaataaaactcatctatgagttaaaaaaatatgtaaccCTTACATTCGggtataatttaaacttatatatgtataattgtgattattttaattatactGTGCACATGTATAGAttatatactaatatatatatagaggtgtAGTTTTCTTAACATACTGCACCACACTGTTAATATCCAATTTAATTGCTATTTCTTTAAGGGAATTTTAATTGCTAAATGGTTGCACtaaattacaacaaatttttttatggaatataTGAATAACAACTTAATTGACCTTATTAACTTTTTCTGTGcttatttctcaaaaataaaataaaataagtaattgtagtaaattataatttgtctCTCTAGCCTATTTACATTATCCTTCCTTCcttttataaagttttttttttttttttttcatatgttttataaaaaatatatttaaaaaaaaaaaaaaaaagaagggtcCGATtaattttggaaacattttctcggaaattgaaaaagctgtcattactttttcaattttcgataaaattttttccaaaaaaatggaaattaagtaaaatccaagaaagaaataagatttcttcttcttcttcttttgagaGTAAATTGTGATAGATGAAAATATGAGATTAACAATAGACATAAGACGTTACAAAAAAGATGTATTTATCACATAAtcatttgaacccaaaaaaataaaatttaaaacttataacATTGATGTTAGATTGCATTTTAACTTCAAGTCAAGATATTACTAACTGGTTCCATTTTGGTGTTTATTTTTGCTTATAGTTTGGATTATATTGATATGTGGTTGCATTTCAACCAATAAATATTGAGAagtgttatgttcacaatattttcttaacaaatcataggtgattagttgttattaattcaaatttaaacctacCAATGAGATTactttttgccccaacaataacaacctgccacttaagatttattagtgaaaatgttgttgacataacatttttcaataTTAGTTTCAATTCCAATGAGATTTTCCTCTGGTAAATTTCGTTCATCTACTGTTGAACTTGTTCTAGCCTTCTAAGCCacctcatctttcttttttcttttttttgtcgtGTCCacctcatctttttttttttttttttcttttggtcgTGTCAATATTCTATTTGTTGAATACTCCTTTTAAGTTTAAAGTATATTAACAGAAAGTGACTCCTTGGAAAATTTTCAAGGAAGAAATTACAACACTTGAACCAAATTTCAAAGACAATAAgtaaattttgatatatttagGCAAACCAATCCTGTAATGTCTATCATTTATCATAGGGGAAGAATCCCTTCT
The sequence above is drawn from the Quercus lobata isolate SW786 chromosome 12, ValleyOak3.0 Primary Assembly, whole genome shotgun sequence genome and encodes:
- the LOC115971681 gene encoding probable disease resistance protein At1g62630 isoform X2 — translated: MEMLGAILDLGKTILAPISEYYKYHRSVDEHMKNLKRKRDDLECKKSDIELKIRAELLPRKKLKREVKFWLQKVETINADIQNIEQEAERGKYFSRMHVGKFSCKKIQEVAELIDQSCGFGESLVIDPPVSYGDELPTGALVGESTAEITMENIWKHLLDEDCGMIGVYGMGGVGKTTITKHINNRLLKEKEKFNHVIWVTVSKAFDVIKLQNDIASKLDPNPLKSEDETTRAGKLYAALKEMKKWVLILDDLWSAFPLENIGIPEPTSENGCKLVLTTRDAKVCDGMNCKTIKVELLSIKESHDLFLKTVGCDVSNIPEDVVEGVVKQCARLPLAIITIAGSLKNVVDVFEWRNTLNELRTSTKGSAHVDAPVFKSLQFSYERLKDKKLQDCLLCCALYPEDYEIYRDELIEHLIGGKVIENMKSRQEELDQGHTLLNKLENACLLEGGSKDFEIKDILEKRRFVKMHDLIRDMALQIAGAKFLVLEDVPNEEEWGNDVEKVSLMCKRGSKFSYVSPKCPKLSTLLLRGYANIIPDSFFVHLKHLTSLRLIDSFLIRRVPSLAKLTELRSLDLSAESLEEIPHGLEMLVNLRYLNVYSIKTNQEKMPPGILPKLCQLQVLKLPFWGLEVNGEEVVRLKKLEWFEGEFDGVKGFNTYVESLEEGGPGHYIYAVNKKKPASQLGVAELGESVILSDCNICLLPKDVLALIISEGQKCGLSSDYWKKSVWFKGCEEIEYIHSSFDIFSLQSLEILDLYELNNLKGLFREEKVAPAPVVSLGTFSRLKQFSIEFCPNIKKLFPPGLLLDNLEQIRVCDCKQLEEILGGAEASDDEVEEEAKEIVEIFPQLRNLTLEYLPKLKTICSRSNVILCDSLDSIDIFECPKLKRLPLSLHLIDGELSSPPSSLQIYIKKERWELLEWDNHDMKMVLEPFIEWYPRIV
- the LOC115971681 gene encoding probable disease resistance protein At1g62630 isoform X1, with the translated sequence MEMLGAILDLGKTILAPISEYYKYHRSVDEHMKNLKRKRDDLECKKSDIELKIRAELLPRKKLKREVKFWLQKVETINADIQNIEQEAERGKYFSRMHVGKFSCKKIQEVAELIDQSCGFGESLVIDPPVSYGDELPTGALVGESTAEITMENIWKHLLDEDCGMIGVYGMGGVGKTTITKHINNRLLKEKEKFNHVIWVTVSKAFDVIKLQNDIASKLDPNPLKSEDETTRAGKLYAALKEMKKWVLILDDLWSAFPLENIGIPEPTSENGCKLVLTTRDAKVCDGMNCKTIKVELLSIKESHDLFLKTVGCDVSNIPEDVVEGVVKQCARLPLAIITIAGSLKNVVDVFEWRNTLNELRTSTKGSAHVDAPVFKSLQFSYERLKDKKLQDCLLCCALYPEDYEIYRDELIEHLIGGKVIENMKSRQEELDQGHTLLNKLENACLLEGGSKDFEIKDILEKRRFVKMHDLIRDMALQIAGAKFLVLEDVPNEEEWGNDVEKVSLMCKRGSKFSYVSPKCPKLSTLLLRGYANIIPDSFFVHLKHLTSLRLIDSFLIRRVPSLAKLTELRSLDLSAESLEEIPHGLEMLVNLRYLNVYSIKTNQEKMPPGILPKLCQLQVLKLPFWGLEVNGEEVVRLKKLEWFEGEFDGVKGFNTYVESLEEGGPGHYIYAVNKKKPASQLGVAELGESVILSDCNICLLPKDVLALIISEGQKCGLSSDYWKKSVWFKGCEEIEYIHSSFDIFSLQSLEILDLYELNNLKGLFREEKVAPAPVVSLGTFSRLKQFSIEFCPNIKKLFPPGLLLDNLEQIRVCDCKQLEEILGGAEASDDEVEEEAKEIVEIFPQLRNLTLEYLPKLKTICSRSNVILCDSLDSIDIFECPKLKRLPLSLHLIDGELSSPPSSLQIYIKKERWELLEWDNHDMKMVLEPFIEWDTSSSQSQLKK